The Streptomyces sp. R28 region TCGGAAAGGCGGACCGCTGATGGCCACCTCCTCCACCACCCATGTCCGCGGCCGTCCACGCACAGTGAGCGAACGGGCCGGCAGCGTCGCCCTCTACACCGTCGCCGTCGTCGTGGCGCTGCTGTTTCTGGTCCCCTTCTACCTGCTGATCCGCAACAGCCTGGCCACCGACGCCGACATCACCGGGGCGAACTGGAAGTTCTTCCCGACCGTGCTGCACTGGGAGAACATCCCCGAGCTGTTCAACGACCCCGCGGTACCCATGGCGCGCAGCATGTGGAACTCCCTCGTCGTCGGGGTGCTCGGCACCGCCGGGCAGCTGCTGGTCTGCTCCCTGGCCGGCTACGCGCTGGCCCGCGTCCCGTACCGGCACGCCAACAAGATCTTCTACGCGGTGCTGGCCACCCTCATGATCCCCAGCGCGGTCACCTTCGTACCCAGCTTCGTCCTCGTGTCGTCACTGGGCTGGGTCTCCAGCCTGCAAGGCCTCATCGTGCCCGGCCTGTTCAGCGGCTTCACCGCCTTCCTCTTCCGGCAGTACTTCCTCGGCTTCCCCAAGGAACTGGAGGAGGCCGCCCGGATCGACGGTCTCGGCAGCTG contains the following coding sequences:
- a CDS encoding carbohydrate ABC transporter permease, which gives rise to MATSSTTHVRGRPRTVSERAGSVALYTVAVVVALLFLVPFYLLIRNSLATDADITGANWKFFPTVLHWENIPELFNDPAVPMARSMWNSLVVGVLGTAGQLLVCSLAGYALARVPYRHANKIFYAVLATLMIPSAVTFVPSFVLVSSLGWVSSLQGLIVPGLFSGFTAFLFRQYFLGFPKELEEAARIDGLGSWGTYWRIVVPNSTGFFSAIAVITFITNWNAFLWPLVIGQDQSSWTVQVALSTFTTAQTVNIHELFLAASVSILPLVLVFLFLQRYLVEGVAHTGIKG